One Mugil cephalus isolate CIBA_MC_2020 chromosome 12, CIBA_Mcephalus_1.1, whole genome shotgun sequence DNA segment encodes these proteins:
- the dhrs12 gene encoding dehydrogenase/reductase SDR family member 12, with protein MSIYRNAVWFVKGLQEYTKSGYEAAAKHFAPADLDVNLSGRSFMITGANSGIGKATAQEIANRGGTVHMVCRNKGRADAAKDEIMERSKNQDVHVHIVDMSSARQVWEFAQSFSQNNAVHVLINNAGCMVNQRELTEEGLEKNFATNTLGTYILTTALIPALNKAEDPRVVTVSSGGMLTQKLNVDDLQFEKGTFDGTMAYAQNKRQQVILTERWAAQHKEIHFSSMHPGWADTPAVQTSMPSFHAKMKDKLRTEAMGADTAVWLAVSPAAAKLPSGLFFQDRQAVATHLPLAFSKSTSQDEEKLLAALEEFALKFKP; from the exons ATGTCCATCTACAGGAACGCCGTGTGGTTTGTGAAAGGACTCCAGGAGTACACAAA GAGCGGCTACGAAGCTGCAGCGAAGCATTTTGCTCCGGCCGACCTGGACGTAAACCTGAGCGGGAGGTCCTTCATGATAACAGGAGCCAACAGCGGGATAGGGAAAGCGACAGCGCAGGAGATCGCAAACAGAG GTGGAACCGTTCACATGGTTTGTCGGAACAAAGGCCGAGCAGACGCAGCCAAGGATGAAATTATGGAGCGGAGTAAAAATcag GACGTTCACGTCCACATCGTCGACATGTCGAGCGCGAGGCAGGTGTGGGAGTTCGCGCAGAGCTTCTCGCAGAACAACGCGGTTCACGTGCTG ATCAATAACGCAGGCTGTATGGTCAACCAGAGAGAGTTGACCGAGGAGGGATTGGAGAAGAACTTCGCCACGAATACACTCG GTACCTACATCCTCACCACTGCCCTCATACCTGCACTGAATAAGGCTGAAGACCCGAGAGTG GTCACCGTGTCGTCGGGCGGGATGCTCACGCAGAAGCTGAACGTGGACGACCTCCAGTTCGAGAAGGGGACGTTTGACGGCACCATGGCCTACGCAcagaataaa aggcagcaggtgattcTGACAGAAAGATGGGCCGCTCAGCACAAAGAGATCCACTTCTCGTCCATGCATCCTGGCTGGGCCGACACACCAG ccgTCCAGACGTCCATGCCGTCCTTCCACGCTAAGATGAAGGACAAGCTGAGGACGGAGGCCATGGGGGCGGACACCGCCGTGTGGCTCGCCGTGTCCCCGGCCGCCGCCAAACTGCCGAGCGGACTCTTCTTCCAAG ATCGCCAAGCTGTGGCCACGCACCTGCCGCTCGCCTTCTCCAAGTCCACGTCGCAGGACGAGGAGAAGCTTCTGGCTGCGCTGGAGGAGTTCGCGCTCAAGTTCAAACCTTAA